CCGATTTTGATCCTTAAACATGAACATGGAAGTAGCTGAATAGCCGTAGCTAATGTTATACTTTTTGAAGAGGTATGGCAGGTTGCCGTAGTCATCTACCTTAGTATTGACAGGCTGGGTAATCAATGTTTCGAAAGGAACAAGACCAAGCAAGCCATCGGGTATGATCCTGAGCGTATTTACTTTTGTAGTGTCAATATTTTTAAGAGGGGTAGCCAGAATTTTTTTGAAGAGCTCATATGCCAAGTTCGTGTAATCACGATATGCTTGTGAGGGATTTTTTTGCTCAAAATTTGGTGTTAATGCTTTTCTGAATTCTTCTATCTCTTTATTGTCAACCAAAGGTATAGATTGGAAAGAGGCAGTGTATTTGGTAATAGTGAAGACGTAGGTTTGGTCTTCTCCATTAAAATATTCAATTAGTGCTTCATTGGATTTTAATTTTTGCTGTACTTCTTCTATAGACAGTACATTGAAGTTGTATTTGAGATTGTAGTATTCGGGGTAGTTTTGTTCCAGGTGAGTGATTAGGCTATCATATTTATCCTTAAGTGAAATCAGTTTGTTTTGAAGATTCATTATCTCTTTATGGCTGAATTTGATCTTAGAGGAAACCAGTTTGGATTGGAGATAATTAATTTGTCTACTAATCAGTGCATCCTGTATTCGAATACTATCTTGTATTTCACCAAATTTTATAGCTGAAGAATTCCATTTAGCATAATGAATATTGTCTCCCTTTATATGTTCATACATTATAAATGCGTCTTTTACATAGGAAGTCTCATTGGTTTTATTATAAAGAAAGTACGTTGTTTTAATGCAATGAGATGCTACTTTGAAGTAATGATGATTTTTTACTATTTCATCATTAACTTGGAAGCGTAATCTTTTTTTGTTATAAACTAAACTCAATGCCTGTTCTAAAGCTTTTTTTGATTTTATTAGATTCAACAAATCATTGTCATTTTGATATTTAGAATAAAAGAGTTTCCCAACTCGGTAAAAGCTTTCAATATCAGACATACCATACATCCGTTGTTGGTGATCGTCAAATAAGTTATTAATGGATGGGGTTTCTAAATTAAGCGCAAGAAGACTATCTGCAAGATTTAATTCCTTCAAATCTAGTGCGAGGTCTGTATATGCGTTAATAAGTCTGCTCATGGTATGAGTTCGCTTAACTCGATTATTATTTAAAATATTAAGAGCTTTTTCGTAGAACATTTTCGCAGAGTCGTAATCTCCTATTTGATGGTAAATCTTACCTTGTATTCTATAAGCCGTAATTAGAGATAAACATGATGTACAGTATTTATGGAGGCCCATTATACTTTTCTTGATTAAATATTTTGCAGTATCTGGCTTGTTCATTTCCATATAGATACCTGCCTTAGCTTGATTTGAAGTATGAGGGATAATGGATAAGTTATTAAAAGGCTTTACCAAAAACGTTGCGCTATCGTAGTATGAAATAGCGGTTAAATGGTTTTTTTGAGTTGTTTCGATGAATGCTCTGAGTAGATAGCATTGCCCTAAATAATCAAAAAATAATGATGAATTAAGAATCTGGCTTGCTTGAAAGATAGATTCAGTTGATCTATCAAACATAAGCATCCTATAGAATAAGATTGCCTGTTCTAACTTTGCTGTCCCAATCTTAAAATGTCTGGAGGGCAAAAGCTGTTCTTTTAATTTTAAATTTTGTTTATTAAAATGAAAGGACTCAGTATAGTCATCAAGCAGTCGGTGTGATTGAGCTAAGTGATAATATGCTTCGCTTTCTAGATATTTATTTCCAGTGTTAGCTGAATTAAGATTAGTTAAGGCACTATCATTTAACACTTTTATTGCTTCATAATAGTGGCCTTTGGCGTTAAGTAACTCTCCTGTAAAGTTGTAATATGTTGCTTTAAGAAAATTATCCTCTGAAAAGAACTGGGTAATCAATCCATGGCTTTCATTTAACAAAAAAAAGATGAATCGTTTCCTGCCCAAATGTAAAGATTTGCTAAGGATAACCGAGCAATTACCGATAATTCGTTCCATTTTGGAATGTACGAAATAGATTGCCTGTATAACTTTTGCGCTAATGGTCTGTTATTTGGGCGATAATATTTTCCTAGGATGAAAAGATAGTGTCCATAATATGTGCTACCTAGCATATCACTTAGAAATAACTTTAGTTCCGATATAATTGGCTCCATTAAATCAGATCTATAATCCGCAGCATAAACATCACAAACTCCTAATAAACTGGCTATATAATCATCTTTAGAAATCAAGTCATTTATACTTCCTTTATTAAGTTCGGCAGCCTTAGTATAAGCTTCCTGTCCTTCATCATATTGATAATTGCGTACATAGCTTTTGCCTAGCAGGTTTAGCAGTTTTATTCTCTGAGGCAGGTCTTTTTTATATTTTGGAAGAAGGTTATTAATGAGTTGAATACACGAATCGAATTGCGCGTGACTATAGTGGTATTGAAGGGTTTCGGTGTATTCATCCTGCCCGTAAGATGTGGTTGCATAAAGGGAAACTACAGAAAATACTACGGGGAGGAAATAGTTTTTTAGCATGTTAGAGGAGAACCAGTGAACTCAATCGGTTAAAAGAGCTGTAAAATGTATAGTAGCAAATTTAACTAATGCCCTTAATATTAGTTCCTGATGTAAGGTTTCCAGAGTTAAAAATTATCCAATCGCATTATATATCGCCTTTTCCCTGGCATCCAGACATTGGTGCAAAACCTCAATAAGCTCGGTTAGGCTTTCTGGCCTTTTGGAGGGATTATCTTCCATGGCAACTTGTATAAAGTTTCTAAAACAGTAAGGTATGATCTTCAGGTTAATTTCTTGGGGGCTGTCTGAAAATATCCGGTTCAGCCCGGTATCAAAGCCGGGTTGGAATTTAGTACACAATATATCGTAAACCAGTGCGCCAATTGACCAGATTTCAGAACGAATGTCATAATCAGCATAGTTTTTAATCTCTGGTGCCATGTATTTTAGGTTGGAGACCAGCATGAGGCTTTTGTTGTAGACGGGCCGGAATAAATTAAAGCTGGTAATTTTTGGAGTGAAAAAGGGGAAAGTAAACTCTACAAAGATGTTGTTCATACAGATATCCCTATGTAAAATCCCGCCATCATGAATGACCTCAAACCCTTTCAATATCTTAAAGATCATTTCTTTTATAACTTCATAGGAGGGGCAGCCGTGTCTCATTAACTGATCCATAGTTGTACCTTTTGTCTTTTCCTGAATACTATATACCAGGTCTTGTTTCTGCAAATGTTTTATTTTGTAGTATTTTATTATGTAAGGGCTGTCTAAAGTTTGGTTGGCAAGGGTGAGATAAGAGCTGTTTAAGGTATGCTGAAATGGAATGGGCTCTATCTGGTATATTTTGTTCCTGCTAAGCCCGCAGAGGGATGGGGCATTGTCCTTCAACCGAATATTTCTTGTCATTGTCCACTAGTGACTGATTAACCGTTTAATTGCCTTACTGTTATTTGTAATGTAGTGTCTAAGATTTCAAAAAGTAAACATGCTTCTTGATGTAGTTTTTGAGTTGCTCTTTAGCAAGAATAATGCCTGAGAGTCTCAAAATGTGAGACTCTCAACAGGAGTATTTATTCATTTAGAAGAGTAGCAAGTGCGCCTGAACGGAGGCCGGTATTTGGGAGAGAAACCAAGGTTGAATTCTACCGGGTATTCATATACAAAACTTTCATGTTTTGTGCAGTAGGTTATGGGTGCGCCTATCAACCGCATGATTTCGAGATGGCGGTATAGTGTGCTTCGGGATATGCTTAATTTTGAGGATAATACTTCAGGTGAGCCGGTACATTTTAACCTGATCAATTGGTCCAACCTTTCAATGTTGTAAAGATATTGTTCAAATTTAATAGCCATACTGTTATAGAGGAACTTACGTTTTTACAGTAGTGCTTCTGATGAGGAAAGGTAAACTGGTCAGGTAAAGGTTTCCGGTATTTTTTCTAATCGATTTTATTTAAAAGTTTACTGGCGAGTTCGGTATACATACCCTGTTGGTCAATGATCTTATGCAGCAATGCCTTCAATGGCTCAGGTTCATTGCTTTGGAGGTATGCCATCACCAGATACCACTGGCTATGTTGTGTTAAAATAGAGTCATTGCTTACTTCTATTAGGGCTTCAAAAGCTGCAATGGCCTTTTGAGATTCTTCAAGCTGGAGGTAGCAATTGCCTAGATAAAGGTAGTAGACCGGTTGATCGGGATTGGCGAAAACAGCCAGTTCAGTTGCAGCCTCCTGATATTTTCCTTCACTATATAACTGCAGCGCATTGGATATTGCTTCACCTTCTCCCCGTTGGATGGTCACTGCTGGATAAAGTTCGTAGAACTCTTCAAATTGGCTGCTGATGGGCTGATTGGAAATATAAAAAAAGTATCCGATGGAGGCTATCAAAAGGACAGAAGCGGCGGCTATCCATAATTTCTTAAAGTAGCGGGTGTTTTGATTTTCAGATATGGGAGTGTTTGCGGAAATACCTTTCAGGTAGGCTTTTAATTTTGCCTTTTCACTTGCTTTTATTGCGGCCACCACACGCTTTTCATGAAGCACCGCCTCTTTAAATTCAGGATCTTCCAGAAGAAGAATAAAGCTGCCCTTTTCACTTTCGGTAAGCGAATTGGTCAGATACTTATCTATAAGTACTCTATGGGTTTCTTCTTGCATACTTATAGTTTTTCGAGCTCTTTTGTTTTTTCTACAAGCTTTTTAAAACACCTTGATTTAGAAGTCTTGGCTACATCTGCACTTGCAAATCCCATGATGCCTGCTATATCATCCATACTCCTTTTTTCAATATAAAAATATTTAATGATCCTGTAACATTTCTCACCTATAGTTTCCAGTGCCCGGTTGGTGATGCTAAGGAGCTCAGCTTTATATTCCATATCGTCCAGGTCTGAGAGCTCATCATCTTTCAGGTACTGTTCGTAGTAGCCTTCTGCATCAATTGAGCTAATGATCGTTTTGCTTTTTTCCCGTTGTGCAGATAACCAAATATTATAGCAGATACCGAAGATATAGCTTTTGGCGTTTATTAAATGATCCAGTTTGCCGGCATGAACTTTATCTCTCAATTCCAGCAAGGCATCAATAAACAGGTCTTCAGCCTCTTCACCTGAGCACCTGGTTTTCTTCTTCAAACCATTGACACAATAGCTTTTATAAGCAATCACCAGATCCTCAAGGCAAGACGAGTCATCCTGTTTAAGTCTTTGAATTATACGGTCATTGTCAAGATGGATCACTTATTAGTGCAGATAGTTTAAAAAGGTAAACAACAAACACGTTAAAAAATTGTAAGCTGTCAAAGCCAATTTGGTCATTATTGTTTTAACAGCGGTTAAATTTATTAATTTAGAGTCAAATAATGAACACGAATATATGGAAGTTGTAATAGAATTTGGAAAGCTTTTGATACCTGCCGCAGTGGTGCTTTATGCCATGTACCTTGTAGTAAAGTCATTTCTGGATAAGGAACTTGAAAAACAGCGCATGGAGATCAGAAGCAAGAGCATAGAAACGGTGTTGCCAAACCGACTGCATGCCTATGAAAGGGTGTGTCTTTTCCTTGAGCGGATCACCCCAAATAACCTTGTTATAAGACTGAATAACGGGCAATATACAGCACGGGAATTTCAGCAAATACTGCTCAATGAAATACGTGAAGAATATAACCATAATGTATCTCAACAGCTTTATATGAGCGAAGAGGCCTGGGAACTTGTGAAATCGGCGAAGGAAGACCTGATCGTGATGGTAAATGAAGCAACCAACAGAATGCCTGAAAAAGCTACCAATATTGATTTAGCCAGGCAAATCTTTGAAATGGCTGTAGAAAAGGATTTCGATCCCATCCAGCATGCGCTGACACAGGTAAAAAATGAGATCAGACAAACTTTTTAAACACTGGCCTGCGTTGACCACTTAAATATGTAATTGATTTTATGGAAAATGTAAATAGTAATAAATTTTTTGACAGTGCTAAACAACGGGCAGCAAACATATTAAAGAACCAGGAAAGGCTGCTGAACCTGATGAAAGCTTCAGGAGCAAAATTGAAAGAAATTGACGTTGAGAAGCTCAAAGACAACAAGTTTATTGACAGGATAAAAGTGATCATCAGAATGGTGAAGGCTTATAAAAGCGGAGAGTACCGCGACATCCGGTGGCAGAGCGTATTACTTTTGGTAGCCGCACTGGTTTACTTTGTTACTCCTATTGATCTTATTCCCGACTTTATTCCAATAACCGGTTTGGTCGATGACTTTTCCGTGATCGTATGGGTCTATAGTAACCTTAAGGAAGAAATAGAAAGGTACATCCTTTGGGAAGAAGACAAGGTAGCAGAACGTAAATAGCATCTGATGACCTGGTTACCACATCAAAATCAGAATACTAAATGAGCAAAACAGCATTGGTGGCCGGAGCAACAGGGCTGATTGGTGATCAGCTTTTAGATCTGGTCCTTGAAGTATCCTATTATGACAAGGTGATCGTGCTTGCCCGCAGGCCTGTAGAAAAGAAAAGTGACAAACTTACAAACCTTCTGGCTGACTTTGAGAACCTCGATACCTATGCTTCTCAAATAAAGGCCGATGATGTATATTGCTGCCTGGGAACCACCATGAAAAAAGCAGGTAGTAAGGCCAAATTCAGGCAGGTTGACTTTAATTACACTTATCAGATAGCTAAACTTGCGCATGCCGGGGGAGCACAACAATTCTTGCTGATTTCCGCTTTGGGAGCTGATCCAAAATCGTCTGTTTTTTATAATAAGGTTAAGGGCGAAGTGGAGGAAGCCATAACTTCTATGGGTTTCAAATGCTATCATATTTTCAGACCGTCATTATTGATAGGGCAGCGTAACGAAATGAGGTTGGGTGAGGGACTGGGGAAAGTCTTCTTCAGCATATTTGGATTCTTCTTTGTCGGGCCTCTTAAGAAGTATAAAGCCATAGATTCTGTGAAGGTGGCAAGAGCAATGTTTGCTATGGCCAGGCAAAATAAAACAGGCAGGTTTATTCATGAATCAAAGGAACTTCAAAAATATTAACACATACTTTTTATGATTGCAGTTATACAAAGGGTATCGGAATCCTCAGTAAAAATTAATGGTAAGATAAACGGAGAAATAGGTACAGGCTTATTGGTATTTTTAGGCATTGAGGATGAGGATAATGAGGGGGATATTCAGTGGCTTAGCCGCAAGATAGCCAACATGAGGATTTTTGAAGATGAAAATGAAGTTATGAACAAAAGTTTGCTGGATGTGGGAGGAGATGTGTTGTTAATTAGTCAGTTTACCCTGCACGCCAGCACTAAGAAAGGAAACAGACCATCGTATATCAAAGCTGCCAAACCGGATGTGGCCATACCACTTTATGAAAAGTTTATTAAAAGGATAGAGGAAGAAATGGGAAAAACCATCGCTACCGGTGAGTTCGGAGCTGACATGAAAGTGGGACTGGTTAATGACGGACCTGTAACTATTATAATTGATACAAAGGATAAGAAATAAGTGCTATTGAACAGAACGGCATATGACAATTAAAGAAGCACAGGATATAGTTGATCGCTGGATCAATACTACCGGAGTAAGGTATTTTAACGAGCTTACCAATACCGCAATTCTGACCGAGGAGGTAGGGGAAGTGGCTCGCATAATGGCCCGCCGCTACGGAGAGCAGTCGGAAAAAGACTCAGATAAGCATAAAGACCTGGGCGATGAAATGGCTGATGTCTTATGGGTATTGATCTGTCTTGCCAATCAAACAGGAATAGACTTAACCGAGGCCTTCAAAAAGAACCTCGAGAAAAAGAATATCAGAGATAAAGACCGCCATAAGAACAATGAAAAGCTCAGATAAGCGGTTAGGTGTATTAGGAAACGCTAGGCTCCCTCAAAAGCACAATTTCGTCATTCCTGATCACAGGTACCACATCATACTCATCCAGTTTCAGACAGTATTCGATATCTTCATAGATGTTGAGCTTCTGGAGTCTTTTAGCATGCGATGAGCTTTGGACCAGGGCCAGTAAATTATGACTCATATCCTGGTAGGCAGCTTGTACTATTAAGGGAGCATCGCACTCGTTAGCGAAGTCATTTTGTAGCTTTTCAACCAAAGCTCCGGCAAAAAGTGAATCTTCCATATTGACTTTGCCTTTCCAGCCTGCACAGAAGATAAGTACATCCTTTTCCTGATCCCGCAGATACCGGGCTACAGCTGAGATATTCAGGAAAGCCCCTATAACGATTTCATCGGCTTCCCGGGATTTTTCTATGGCCACTGTACCGTTGGTAGTGGTTACAGCTACACTTTTACCCTTTAGTTCTGGGTTCATGTAGTCGAAGGGAGAGTTGCCAAGGTCAAAATGCTCAACCTTTTCGCCATTGCGTTCTCCGGCAATGTAGTAGCCTTTACTCTTCATTTGCTCACATTCGTTCAGTGAGGAGAATGGTTTTATACTTTTAACGCCATAAGCCATGCCGGTGGTCATGCATGAGGTTGCTCTTAAAATATCTACTACAACTACCACTTTATTTTTGACGTCAAACAGGTGAATGAGGTCAGGGCTAAGACAGACATCTATGGTTTTCATATGGGTACATTTATTTTAACCATGATAAAGCTGTAGGGGATGCAGCCTTATCATGGTATGCTATCGAAAGGTATATTATTCTATATTAACGGAAGTTTGTTAACTTCAGCTTTAAGTTTTCTGTTTCTTACTGCAATATAAATTTCACTGCCCGGAGTTGAAAATTCTTTTGTTACATAGCCAAGGCCGATGCCCTGGTTAAGTACCGGAGACATAGTACCGGAGGTTACTTTCCCTATTTCATTTCCATTAGCATCCTCGATAATATAATCATGACGAGGAATACCCTTGTCAATCATTTTAAATCCAACGAGTTTTCTGCTAACACCTTCCTCTTTTTGTTTTTTGAGGTTTTCAGCATTGATGAAGTCCTTAGTGAATTTAGTGATCCAGCCAAGGCCAGCCTCAAGAGGAGAAGTAGTGTCATCAATATCGTTGCCGTAGAGGCAGTATCCCATTTCGAGCCTCAGCGTATCGCGTGCACCCAGGCCTATAGGCTTGATGCCTTCTGCCTTGCCGGCATCCATGATCCTGTTCCAAACCTCCTCAGCGTCCTCATTCTTCACATATAATTCAAAGCCTCCTGCACCGGTATACCCTGTGGCAGACATGATCACATCTTTTACTCCGGCAAACTCGCCATAAGTAAATGTATAGAATTTAACCTCTGAGAGGTCGGTTTCGGTTAACTTTTGAAGTACCTCAGTTGCCTTTGGCCCTTGTACGGCAAACAAAGAGATGCTGTCCGAGATATTTTCCATCTCTGCACCTTCAGTATTATGCTGGCTGATCCAATTCCAGTCCTTTTCGATGTTGGAAGCATTTACAACCAGCATATATTCCTCATCTTTTAGCTTATAAACCAGCAGATCATCCACAACTCCCCCTTTGTCATTAGGAAGGCATGAGTATTGAGCTTTACCGTCTTCAAGTTTTGAGGCATCATTGCTGGTAACCTTCTGGATCAGGTCCAGAGCTTTTGGTCCCTTAACCATAAACTCGCCCATATGGGAAACATCAAACATGCCCACACCGTTGCGCACGGTCATGTGCTCCTCAATGTCGGATGAATATCTTACCGGCATATTGTAACCCGCAAAAGGTACCATTTTAGCGCCAAGGCCTGCATGAAGATCATTAAGCTGGATTTTCTTTAATTCCATAAGTCTATCGTCGTGTTTTAAAGTGTCAAAGGTAGTAATTCTGTAACTACTGATTAAATCGGTTGCAAATTTCTAAAAATTTTGCTCGGCTTCTTCTACTTTCTTAACCAATGTTTGGTATTCATTGACGAATATGCGGTACGCTTCATCAGGAATTAAAGGTCTGAGGTCCTCCAGGCTTAACTCTGCATAATTATTGAGTTGCACCCGGGCACATTGCAAAATATAAGCTTTTAGGAGCTTAACTGATTTAGGGTTAATTTCTATTCCGTTCAGCAGAATGCTATATGCCTCAAACTTGTCTTTGATTCCCAGGTAATTGGCTGCAGCTATTGTCATCTCCTCCATAAAAGGGTTCCTATAAGCAATGGCTTTATAATTTTGCGTTGCTTTTGTAGTATCTCCGTTAGCTTCATTGATCAATGCAGTGAAATAAAGTTTCTCAAGCGTATGTGCCCGGTCAAACTCCACACCCTGGTTAATTTTAGTGGATAAACCCCGGATATTGCCCTGGGCAGCAAGCATTTTAAGTTCATACCACTGAATCTTGTCAAATAATGTGGGGTCAGTGATTTCCATGCCTGCCAGCCTGGCATAATAAATTATAGCTTCAGCGTCGAGGTCCTTTCTTCGGAGTTTACCTGACATATCAAGAATTGCCTGGCCTTTATAGTTGGTATTCTCCACCTGGTCTATTAGCCGATTAAACTTTGTGGTATCAGCGTAGTCTAGCAGATACCTGAGATAGAGGTACTTATGCTGGTCGGAGGCATTGGTATAAGCTTCTTCTGTCGTGGAAAGTATAGCAAGCATATTTTGGGAGATCTCTTTTGCTTTGCTGTCTCCTGTTTGAAGTAATTCTGCCCAGGCAGCCTTTGCTTCGTTAATTCTCCGGTCTTCTGTTAAAGCAATTGCAAGATTAAACTTTGCATTATTGTAATTGCGGTCTGCTGCCCATTTAAAATAATCTGCCGCTACATAAGGCACTTGCTGCTCCAGCGCCCATAAGCCGATCAGGTTAAAATATTCGCCCGCATTGAAAGTGCTGGTATTGGCAACCCAATTTAATTCTCTGAAAGCCTCCGAGACCTGATGGTTTTTATAAAGATTCAGGTACTGTGCCAGTTTAAGTTTTTCGCTGAAGTGCTGATTGCCAGCGTGGCTGATATATTTATTAAGCAAGGCAACTTGCAGAGAGTCACTACCAAAAAGCTGATTAAATGCGCCGTTATATACTATAGAGGCATCAAGAAATGTCAGCGAAGAATCTTCAGGAAGAAAATTCCTTTCAAAGTGTTGCCTGGCCTTGCTTTTTAGTACAAAGCTGTTATTTACAGATATTTTATCATTCGAAATATCAAAACCGCTAAGCACGGAATCAGGATTTATATTAATGTCGTTTTGTGCGATGAGCGCTAAAAGATTGCAGCCTGCTGCCTGTCGGGTATTCCTCTGCTCATAAGCCTCATTGAGGTAATAAGCAGCAGTGTCGATGATATTTGTTTTTGCATACGCCAGCCCTATATTGTTGAGTATAGCCCCATTGTCTGGTGACAACTCCAATCCCCGGTTAAGCGCAAAAAGAGCATCAAAGAACCGCGATTGCTCCATATAAATATTGCTCAGGTTAACATAGCTTTGGGGTGTAGGGTTTTTGGCAATAGCTGCTTTATAGTGTACAGCCGCCTTTACGTCATCGTTGCGTTTCAGGGTAAGCTGGCCAAGCATATAATGCGATTTATGGTTATTATACCCAAAGATCGAAGCCTCCTCATAATAAGTCTCAGCCAAGCTTTTTTCCCGGTTATACAGATGCAGGTCGGCTATGCCATTGTAGTAGGCAGCTATGCTTTGGTTTACCGGAACCTCCCAGTTGGACTTGGCCACAAAAGCTATAAAGGCAATAAGCCCTGCCAGCCTGAAAGTGAAATAAGGCATGGCCGTCGGGCGGTATAATACCTTGTATACCTGCATATTTCTTTTGAGGGGATCAAGAAAATTGCTGGTAATGTATATCACAAAAATAGCCCCATAGCCGAGATGAGAATAAATGATAAAATCCCTGAACACCTCTATGGCCGGGTCATTGAATGTAGCCATAAAATGGCTTAAGGTAATAAAGCAGCAAATAGCCATGGCGATAAATGCTATGGCGCCAAAGGGATAGAAATTGAATAGATATTTATACTGCTCTTCGCGCTGGCGAAAACCCCATATTCCAAGAACGGAAGAGATCAGGAGCAGCAAAAAAAGATTTACATAAATGAAGTTCCAGTCTATGACATGCGTTTCATGCAGATATGCCAATACCAGGTTAGCCAGATAAATTGTAGTAATAATGTAGAAATGAGAAATTGCATTTTTGTTGGTGCCGGTACCTGAACTGGTAAGCAGATAGATAAAAGCCGCTACAATCTCATGAGCAACAATAAGTATAAAAATAAGGCTGATGATGAGCGGGTTGGCCACACCATAAGTAGCGAGATAGAGAAAAGGCGTTTCAACCCCGGCAAACAGGGCGATAGCCAGGGCCAGAATAATAGTGATAACGGTAAAAGACGCTAATCTGACCAGGAAGCTTGTA
This region of Fulvivirga ulvae genomic DNA includes:
- a CDS encoding CHAT domain-containing protein translates to MSRLINAYTDLALDLKELNLADSLLALNLETPSINNLFDDHQQRMYGMSDIESFYRVGKLFYSKYQNDNDLLNLIKSKKALEQALSLVYNKKRLRFQVNDEIVKNHHYFKVASHCIKTTYFLYNKTNETSYVKDAFIMYEHIKGDNIHYAKWNSSAIKFGEIQDSIRIQDALISRQINYLQSKLVSSKIKFSHKEIMNLQNKLISLKDKYDSLITHLEQNYPEYYNLKYNFNVLSIEEVQQKLKSNEALIEYFNGEDQTYVFTITKYTASFQSIPLVDNKEIEEFRKALTPNFEQKNPSQAYRDYTNLAYELFKKILATPLKNIDTTKVNTLRIIPDGLLGLVPFETLITQPVNTKVDDYGNLPYLFKKYNISYGYSATSMFMFKDQNRKMSASQVLAFAPSEATSSPSAKIASLAPLKWNLQEVLNLNNYFNHYTSTGDKATEAAFKEKIKDYPIAHLAMHAIIDDEDPMYSKLLFAPSKDTLEDGMLHTFELYNMRLNTLMVVLSACNTGSGKLQKGEGVMSLARAFAYAGSPSVVMSHWAVDDKSTAELMKYFYKHLSKGESKDAALRLAKLDFLKNSSPIYHHPYYWNNFVVMGDPVPVVDAPYWWKVITFLFIITFFAIILGISDRHKILKR
- a CDS encoding tetratricopeptide repeat protein, with translation MLKNYFLPVVFSVVSLYATTSYGQDEYTETLQYHYSHAQFDSCIQLINNLLPKYKKDLPQRIKLLNLLGKSYVRNYQYDEGQEAYTKAAELNKGSINDLISKDDYIASLLGVCDVYAADYRSDLMEPIISELKLFLSDMLGSTYYGHYLFILGKYYRPNNRPLAQKLYRQSISYIPKWNELSVIARLSLANLYIWAGNDSSFFC
- a CDS encoding protein kinase domain-containing protein, with amino-acid sequence MTRNIRLKDNAPSLCGLSRNKIYQIEPIPFQHTLNSSYLTLANQTLDSPYIIKYYKIKHLQKQDLVYSIQEKTKGTTMDQLMRHGCPSYEVIKEMIFKILKGFEVIHDGGILHRDICMNNIFVEFTFPFFTPKITSFNLFRPVYNKSLMLVSNLKYMAPEIKNYADYDIRSEIWSIGALVYDILCTKFQPGFDTGLNRIFSDSPQEINLKIIPYCFRNFIQVAMEDNPSKRPESLTELIEVLHQCLDAREKAIYNAIG
- a CDS encoding tetratricopeptide repeat protein encodes the protein MQEETHRVLIDKYLTNSLTESEKGSFILLLEDPEFKEAVLHEKRVVAAIKASEKAKLKAYLKGISANTPISENQNTRYFKKLWIAAASVLLIASIGYFFYISNQPISSQFEEFYELYPAVTIQRGEGEAISNALQLYSEGKYQEAATELAVFANPDQPVYYLYLGNCYLQLEESQKAIAAFEALIEVSNDSILTQHSQWYLVMAYLQSNEPEPLKALLHKIIDQQGMYTELASKLLNKID
- a CDS encoding RNA polymerase sigma factor — its product is MIHLDNDRIIQRLKQDDSSCLEDLVIAYKSYCVNGLKKKTRCSGEEAEDLFIDALLELRDKVHAGKLDHLINAKSYIFGICYNIWLSAQREKSKTIISSIDAEGYYEQYLKDDELSDLDDMEYKAELLSITNRALETIGEKCYRIIKYFYIEKRSMDDIAGIMGFASADVAKTSKSRCFKKLVEKTKELEKL
- a CDS encoding DUF7935 family protein; protein product: MEVVIEFGKLLIPAAVVLYAMYLVVKSFLDKELEKQRMEIRSKSIETVLPNRLHAYERVCLFLERITPNNLVIRLNNGQYTAREFQQILLNEIREEYNHNVSQQLYMSEEAWELVKSAKEDLIVMVNEATNRMPEKATNIDLARQIFEMAVEKDFDPIQHALTQVKNEIRQTF
- a CDS encoding YkvA family protein; amino-acid sequence: MENVNSNKFFDSAKQRAANILKNQERLLNLMKASGAKLKEIDVEKLKDNKFIDRIKVIIRMVKAYKSGEYRDIRWQSVLLLVAALVYFVTPIDLIPDFIPITGLVDDFSVIVWVYSNLKEEIERYILWEEDKVAERK
- a CDS encoding oxidoreductase, with protein sequence MSKTALVAGATGLIGDQLLDLVLEVSYYDKVIVLARRPVEKKSDKLTNLLADFENLDTYASQIKADDVYCCLGTTMKKAGSKAKFRQVDFNYTYQIAKLAHAGGAQQFLLISALGADPKSSVFYNKVKGEVEEAITSMGFKCYHIFRPSLLIGQRNEMRLGEGLGKVFFSIFGFFFVGPLKKYKAIDSVKVARAMFAMARQNKTGRFIHESKELQKY
- the dtd gene encoding D-aminoacyl-tRNA deacylase → MIAVIQRVSESSVKINGKINGEIGTGLLVFLGIEDEDNEGDIQWLSRKIANMRIFEDENEVMNKSLLDVGGDVLLISQFTLHASTKKGNRPSYIKAAKPDVAIPLYEKFIKRIEEEMGKTIATGEFGADMKVGLVNDGPVTIIIDTKDKK
- a CDS encoding nucleotide pyrophosphohydrolase; protein product: MTIKEAQDIVDRWINTTGVRYFNELTNTAILTEEVGEVARIMARRYGEQSEKDSDKHKDLGDEMADVLWVLICLANQTGIDLTEAFKKNLEKKNIRDKDRHKNNEKLR
- a CDS encoding 2-phosphosulfolactate phosphatase, which gives rise to MKTIDVCLSPDLIHLFDVKNKVVVVVDILRATSCMTTGMAYGVKSIKPFSSLNECEQMKSKGYYIAGERNGEKVEHFDLGNSPFDYMNPELKGKSVAVTTTNGTVAIEKSREADEIVIGAFLNISAVARYLRDQEKDVLIFCAGWKGKVNMEDSLFAGALVEKLQNDFANECDAPLIVQAAYQDMSHNLLALVQSSSHAKRLQKLNIYEDIEYCLKLDEYDVVPVIRNDEIVLLREPSVS
- the gcvT gene encoding glycine cleavage system aminomethyltransferase GcvT; translated protein: MELKKIQLNDLHAGLGAKMVPFAGYNMPVRYSSDIEEHMTVRNGVGMFDVSHMGEFMVKGPKALDLIQKVTSNDASKLEDGKAQYSCLPNDKGGVVDDLLVYKLKDEEYMLVVNASNIEKDWNWISQHNTEGAEMENISDSISLFAVQGPKATEVLQKLTETDLSEVKFYTFTYGEFAGVKDVIMSATGYTGAGGFELYVKNEDAEEVWNRIMDAGKAEGIKPIGLGARDTLRLEMGYCLYGNDIDDTTSPLEAGLGWITKFTKDFINAENLKKQKEEGVSRKLVGFKMIDKGIPRHDYIIEDANGNEIGKVTSGTMSPVLNQGIGLGYVTKEFSTPGSEIYIAVRNRKLKAEVNKLPLI